From the genome of Scytonema hofmannii PCC 7110, one region includes:
- a CDS encoding glycosyltransferase, translating into MHQTQNRFHCHLWLPDLFDSTGGIQRYSSFCVRAFQTVYPDFNYDIFIKHDIHLPPVSPYLRFHASGHLPLSLRTPAFAAQLLGFGLWQRPNLIFSTHLNFSVAAYQLKQLAKIPYCTIAHGIEAWDIKKSSIKTALHHADLILAVSSYTRDRLLKEQNLDPDKVALLPNTFDASRFKPSLKPAYLLEKYKLTSTQPIVLTVARLAKGEQYKGYDKVLQALPLIRKVIPDIHYILIGKGDDRPRIEQIITQLELQDCVTLAGFVPDEHLCDYYNLCDVYAMPSKGEGFGIVYLEALACGKPVLAGNQDGAIDALCHGKLGALVNPDDIGEITQALIKILRYVYPNPLIYQPEALRQKVIHTFGFERFQQNLANLMGEYFKLMTRR; encoded by the coding sequence ATGCATCAAACTCAAAATCGATTCCACTGTCATCTCTGGTTACCTGACTTATTTGACTCTACAGGGGGCATCCAACGTTATTCTTCTTTCTGTGTTCGGGCTTTTCAAACCGTTTATCCTGACTTTAATTACGATATTTTTATCAAGCACGATATTCACTTACCTCCTGTTTCCCCTTATTTACGCTTTCATGCGTCTGGTCACTTGCCTTTGTCTCTACGTACCCCTGCTTTTGCTGCTCAATTGCTCGGCTTTGGTCTTTGGCAACGTCCAAATCTAATTTTTTCCACTCATCTCAACTTTAGTGTTGCTGCTTATCAATTAAAACAACTTGCTAAAATACCCTACTGCACTATTGCTCACGGTATCGAAGCTTGGGATATAAAAAAATCTTCTATCAAAACGGCTCTACATCATGCAGACCTTATTCTAGCAGTGAGCAGCTATACCCGCGATCGCTTACTCAAAGAACAAAATCTCGATCCCGATAAAGTTGCTCTTCTACCAAACACATTCGATGCAAGTCGCTTCAAACCTTCGCTAAAACCTGCTTATTTACTAGAAAAATATAAACTGACTTCAACACAGCCGATCGTCTTGACTGTTGCAAGATTGGCAAAAGGCGAACAGTACAAAGGATATGACAAAGTTCTGCAAGCTCTGCCATTGATTCGCAAAGTCATTCCCGATATTCACTACATCCTTATTGGTAAGGGAGATGATAGACCCAGAATTGAGCAAATCATAACTCAACTCGAACTACAAGACTGTGTAACCCTTGCTGGCTTTGTACCAGATGAGCATTTGTGCGATTACTATAACCTTTGCGATGTCTATGCCATGCCTAGCAAAGGAGAAGGGTTTGGCATAGTCTACTTAGAAGCATTAGCTTGTGGCAAACCCGTCTTAGCAGGTAATCAAGATGGGGCAATTGATGCGCTTTGTCATGGCAAACTGGGAGCACTCGTTAATCCTGATGATATCGGCGAAATTACTCAAGCCTTGATTAAAATTTTACGCTATGTTTATCCCAATCCTTTAATTTATCAGCCTGAAGCTTTACGCCAGAAAGTCATTCATACTTTTGGGTTTGAACGTTTTCAACAGAATCTTGCAAATCTTATGGGTGAGTATTTTAAGTTAATGACAAGGAGATAA
- the asnB gene encoding asparagine synthase (glutamine-hydrolyzing), which produces MCGISGILTVDRYQDALETIIRRMQIAIKHRGPDDAGIYISPDRQAALAHTRLSILDLSPAGHQPMSASNGRYWITFNGEIYNFQQLRQNLISQGEQFYSQTDTEVILKLYQRMGHNCVKHLRGMFAFAIWDNLEKTCFLARDPLGIKPLYYWQSGSTLIFASELRSVLASRLPEVKMSKSGLYGYLVTGSVPEPYTLIEDIYCLPAGHWLYWQSTGVRKQQYWQINFTPEQISPQEAQEKTHAALVDSIQHHFISDVPVGIFLSGGIDSTTVLALASQTQKEQLSTYSIAFEETQWNEGEIAKRIAKEFGAKHTEYKVTASAAKELLPKFLEAIDQPSIDGFNTFCVSKVARESGTKVVLSGLGGDELFAGYQSFVKIPQMVAKSKQLKAIPMLATSAGMALAHWGVPPKMKRLGDFLQGSPSSSAAYRSFRGIFSHTEACVLAHQYVESPPTSFHWENHLNTQQQTLTLEDEVSFLELSCYMRNQLLRDSDVMSMAWGLELRVPLVDSSLLEAVAPIPSHIRLAFGKKLLIASVPDLPDWVINRPKRGFFFPYEQWMAGEWRDYFSNITAPNNIPLKPWYRRWSLAVLKYWWEQVTK; this is translated from the coding sequence ATGTGTGGCATCTCAGGAATTCTGACCGTCGATCGATATCAGGATGCCTTAGAAACAATTATTCGGCGGATGCAGATAGCGATAAAACATCGCGGTCCTGATGATGCTGGTATTTATATTTCACCTGACAGACAAGCCGCCCTTGCTCATACCCGTTTGTCAATTCTCGACCTCAGCCCTGCGGGACATCAACCCATGTCCGCATCGAATGGACGGTACTGGATTACTTTTAATGGTGAGATTTATAATTTTCAACAACTGCGGCAAAATCTCATCTCCCAAGGAGAGCAGTTTTATTCACAAACAGACACAGAAGTTATCCTCAAACTTTATCAGAGAATGGGGCATAACTGTGTTAAGCATTTACGGGGAATGTTTGCTTTTGCTATCTGGGATAACCTGGAAAAAACGTGTTTTTTAGCTCGCGATCCTCTAGGAATCAAACCGTTATATTATTGGCAATCTGGTTCAACTCTGATTTTTGCCTCAGAACTCAGATCTGTTCTTGCCTCTAGGTTGCCAGAGGTTAAGATGAGCAAATCGGGATTATATGGCTATTTGGTGACTGGTTCAGTCCCAGAACCATACACTCTTATAGAAGATATTTACTGTTTGCCAGCTGGTCATTGGTTGTATTGGCAATCTACTGGTGTCAGAAAACAGCAATACTGGCAAATTAACTTTACTCCCGAACAAATTTCACCCCAAGAAGCTCAAGAAAAAACTCATGCTGCTTTGGTTGACTCAATTCAACATCACTTTATCAGTGATGTGCCTGTAGGAATCTTTTTAAGTGGTGGTATCGACTCAACTACTGTTCTCGCCCTGGCTAGTCAGACACAGAAAGAACAATTGAGTACCTACTCCATCGCTTTTGAAGAAACGCAGTGGAATGAAGGGGAGATTGCCAAACGAATTGCTAAGGAATTTGGTGCAAAACACACGGAATATAAAGTCACAGCATCAGCTGCTAAAGAGTTATTACCTAAATTTTTAGAAGCGATCGATCAACCCAGTATCGATGGTTTTAATACTTTTTGTGTGTCAAAAGTTGCTCGTGAAAGCGGTACTAAAGTTGTACTCTCAGGGCTTGGTGGAGATGAGTTATTTGCAGGGTATCAGTCTTTTGTGAAAATTCCACAAATGGTAGCAAAAAGCAAGCAGTTGAAAGCAATTCCTATGCTTGCTACTAGCGCAGGAATGGCTTTGGCTCATTGGGGTGTGCCGCCAAAAATGAAGCGCTTGGGTGATTTTCTTCAAGGCTCTCCTAGTTCATCTGCAGCTTATCGCAGTTTTCGAGGAATTTTCTCTCATACAGAAGCTTGTGTACTTGCCCATCAATATGTTGAATCTCCTCCAACTTCCTTTCATTGGGAAAATCATTTAAATACTCAACAACAAACTCTTACCTTAGAAGATGAAGTTAGTTTTTTAGAACTCAGTTGTTATATGCGGAATCAATTACTCCGCGACAGCGATGTCATGAGTATGGCTTGGGGGCTAGAATTACGCGTTCCTCTGGTTGATAGCAGTTTGTTAGAAGCAGTTGCGCCAATCCCCAGTCATATTCGTTTAGCCTTTGGAAAAAAATTATTGATTGCATCCGTTCCTGATTTACCTGATTGGGTTATCAACCGTCCCAAACGAGGCTTTTTCTTTCCCTATGAGCAGTGGATGGCAGGTGAATGGCGGGATTACTTCAGCAATATAACTGCCCCAAATAACATACCCCTTAAACCCTGGTATCGTCGGTGGAGTCTGGCAGTTCTTAAATATTGGTGGGAGCAGGTAACAAAATGA
- a CDS encoding glycosyltransferase produces the protein MKVLHVIPSVAPVRGGPSLAAIEMVKALQDRGVEAEIATTNDNGPDLLDIPLGQRTEYHEVPIWFFSRFSPNSHAVREFAFSSQLTAWLWQEIHQYDLLHIHAIFSYPSTVAMAIARQKQVPYIVRPLGQLCQWSLQQSARKKQIYLQLIETANLKGSQALHLTSKQEQQEVSLLSLNTPNFILPHGLSIPPTIPDARQRLRQYLNIPLDEPVILFLSRLHPKKGLDYLIPALGKLNNYRFTFVLAGNGSPECEKHVESLIFSHGIRTHTHITGFVEGERKNILMQGADLFALTSHSENFGVAVLEALAVGLPVLVTPGVALADLVKEERLGYVPELDVTAIASLLKQALEHPQEAKSMGKYARKLISEKYTWRNISSNLIEIYTKIINQNELRSMQ, from the coding sequence ATGAAAGTCCTTCATGTGATTCCCTCTGTTGCTCCAGTTCGAGGTGGTCCGAGTCTCGCAGCGATCGAAATGGTCAAGGCACTACAAGATAGGGGTGTTGAAGCTGAGATTGCGACGACAAATGATAACGGACCAGATTTGCTAGATATACCTCTTGGGCAACGCACCGAGTACCATGAAGTACCAATTTGGTTCTTTTCTCGATTTTCCCCTAACTCCCATGCTGTACGTGAGTTTGCTTTTTCCAGTCAGTTAACTGCTTGGTTGTGGCAAGAAATTCACCAATATGACCTGCTACACATCCATGCTATCTTTTCTTACCCCTCTACAGTAGCGATGGCGATTGCCCGTCAAAAACAGGTTCCTTATATAGTTCGCCCTTTAGGACAATTGTGCCAGTGGTCTCTTCAACAAAGTGCTCGCAAAAAGCAAATTTATCTCCAACTTATAGAAACAGCGAATCTTAAAGGTAGTCAAGCACTTCACCTGACCTCTAAGCAAGAACAGCAAGAAGTTTCTTTGTTAAGTTTAAATACCCCTAATTTTATTTTGCCTCACGGTTTGTCAATCCCGCCTACCATTCCTGATGCTCGTCAGCGTTTGCGCCAATATCTCAATATTCCGCTAGATGAACCCGTCATTTTATTTTTGTCTCGCCTGCATCCTAAAAAAGGTTTAGATTATCTAATTCCAGCACTAGGGAAACTCAATAATTACCGCTTTACCTTTGTCTTAGCAGGTAATGGCTCACCAGAATGTGAAAAACACGTAGAATCACTGATTTTTTCTCATGGCATTCGCACTCATACGCATATTACCGGATTTGTTGAAGGAGAAAGAAAGAATATATTGATGCAAGGAGCAGACTTGTTTGCTCTCACTTCCCACTCAGAAAATTTTGGAGTCGCAGTTTTAGAAGCTCTTGCTGTTGGTCTTCCCGTGCTGGTAACTCCTGGTGTTGCCTTAGCTGACTTGGTGAAAGAGGAGCGTTTGGGTTATGTTCCTGAACTGGATGTGACTGCGATCGCATCTCTTTTAAAACAAGCTTTAGAACATCCTCAAGAAGCAAAGAGTATGGGTAAGTATGCCAGGAAACTGATTTCAGAGAAATACACTTGGAGGAACATATCTAGCAATCTTATCGAGATTTACACCAAAATTATCAACCAAAATGAGTTGCGTTCAATGCAATAG
- a CDS encoding glycosyltransferase: MEQVTPLLLTYNEAPNIERTLQGLSWAKKIIVIDSYSTDGTLEILTSYPQVQVFKRKFDTHTTQWNYGLEKVTTEWVLSLDADYIVTDELFTEIQSIPLNSSIDGYFVRFKYCVFGKPLHSALLPPRQVLFKKNKAKYIDDGHTQLLQVDGQSSYLSAYIYHDDRKSLNRWLWAQDRYMVIEARKLTETPSEQLSLGDRIRKQKVLAPFIILFYCLILKRGIFDGWHGWYYAFQRVLAEVLLSIHLIEYEKMQKQNIETFVLKTLS, encoded by the coding sequence ATGGAACAAGTTACACCTCTTTTACTCACCTATAACGAAGCGCCAAATATTGAGCGCACGTTACAGGGTCTTTCTTGGGCAAAGAAGATTATTGTAATTGACAGCTACAGTACCGATGGAACTCTGGAAATTTTAACCTCCTATCCACAAGTTCAGGTCTTTAAGCGAAAATTTGACACCCATACAACACAATGGAATTATGGTCTAGAAAAAGTTACAACCGAATGGGTACTCTCTCTAGATGCAGACTACATCGTTACAGATGAACTCTTTACAGAAATTCAATCTATACCTTTAAACTCCTCCATAGATGGCTACTTTGTTCGGTTTAAATACTGTGTGTTTGGCAAACCACTGCATAGCGCTTTATTACCACCACGGCAAGTCCTTTTCAAAAAAAACAAAGCAAAATATATTGATGATGGACATACTCAACTGTTACAGGTAGACGGTCAATCTAGTTATCTTTCTGCCTATATTTATCATGACGATCGCAAGTCTCTAAACCGTTGGTTGTGGGCGCAAGACCGCTACATGGTGATTGAGGCACGGAAATTAACAGAAACTCCTAGCGAGCAACTTAGTTTGGGCGATCGCATTCGCAAACAAAAAGTTTTAGCTCCTTTTATCATCTTGTTCTACTGTCTCATCTTAAAAAGAGGCATTTTTGATGGTTGGCATGGATGGTACTATGCCTTTCAAAGAGTTTTGGCAGAAGTTTTACTTTCCATTCACTTAATTGAATATGAAAAAATGCAAAAGCAGAATATTGAGACTTTTGTGTTAAAAACGCTTAGTTAA
- a CDS encoding YdcF family protein, translated as MRQLQRYLKKYWFFTVVGLFVVVLSIIPIRLAIASYQAPFPQGIFTLGGGSDREEFTAQFAQHFPNLDIWVSTGTSPDIARSIFQTIGIPNHRLHLDYRAVDTVTNFTSLVSEFKQRRIQHLYLITSDFHMPRAKAIATLVFGSQGISFTPISVPSNRPHESLLHILRDCSRSLLWIFTGRTGASLNSLVTHSSYAFR; from the coding sequence GTGAGGCAATTACAGCGCTATCTCAAAAAATATTGGTTTTTTACAGTGGTAGGTCTGTTCGTCGTTGTCCTGAGTATTATTCCCATACGGTTAGCGATCGCCTCCTACCAAGCCCCTTTTCCACAAGGAATTTTCACTCTAGGTGGTGGTTCAGACAGAGAAGAATTCACTGCTCAATTTGCCCAACACTTTCCCAATTTAGATATTTGGGTTTCCACTGGTACAAGCCCAGATATAGCCCGTTCTATCTTTCAAACCATCGGTATTCCAAATCACCGCCTCCACCTTGACTATCGTGCTGTTGATACTGTAACCAATTTCACCAGTCTGGTATCCGAATTCAAACAACGCCGAATACAGCACCTCTATCTAATTACTTCTGATTTTCATATGCCACGAGCAAAAGCAATAGCCACCCTAGTTTTTGGCAGCCAAGGTATTTCCTTCACCCCTATTTCAGTTCCCTCTAATCGACCTCACGAATCTCTCCTGCATATCCTTCGCGACTGTAGTCGCTCACTACTTTGGATTTTTACAGGTCGCACAGGAGCTAGCTTAAATTCTCTTGTTACTCATTCGTCATATGCGTTTAGATAA
- a CDS encoding WcaF family extracellular polysaccharide biosynthesis acetyltransferase, with translation MRLDNYTLGTYNSGAPFWKQLLWYFLGSPLVQNYWFPVSSFKVWILRLFGATIGQKVRIKPGVRVKFPWRLTVGDYVWIGEDTWLDNIAPITIQSHVCLSQGVYLCTGNHDWNHPDFQLIAAPIYLEESSWIAAKAVIGPGVTVGAGAVLTLGGVTGHSLEPMTIYAGNPAQPLKKRGIKEHAVVC, from the coding sequence ATGCGTTTAGATAATTATACTTTAGGAACCTACAATTCAGGTGCTCCCTTCTGGAAACAACTGTTGTGGTATTTTTTAGGATCGCCTTTAGTACAAAATTACTGGTTTCCTGTGTCTTCTTTCAAGGTTTGGATTCTCCGCTTATTTGGCGCAACCATTGGTCAGAAAGTCCGTATCAAACCTGGAGTCCGGGTAAAGTTTCCTTGGCGGTTAACAGTTGGTGATTATGTTTGGATTGGTGAAGATACTTGGTTAGATAACATTGCCCCTATTACTATTCAAAGCCATGTTTGTTTGTCTCAAGGCGTTTACTTATGCACGGGGAATCATGACTGGAACCATCCTGATTTTCAGTTAATTGCTGCTCCCATTTATCTAGAAGAAAGTAGTTGGATTGCTGCGAAAGCAGTGATCGGTCCAGGCGTTACTGTAGGAGCAGGAGCAGTGCTGACATTAGGCGGAGTGACAGGGCATTCTTTAGAACCAATGACGATTTACGCAGGTAATCCGGCTCAGCCTCTTAAAAAGAGAGGAATCAAGGAACATGCGGTAGTGTGTTAA
- a CDS encoding FkbM family methyltransferase, with product MYISLLSLLFREIPIPDKLKQKVTQRILNSINSINWLNVELKPLTVELGSNKTQFKIIPHFHEFDFEAVFNKSISYEREVISCLELYLSKYNTIIEIGANVGVFSIFFNSYFQDKKMKPDIFVFEPSREAYLRLLKNINLNSNCVKNIHVFNCAISDEFGFCDFFEPKDHLTNGSLNYDFAKVFSTSISISKMLAIDGKSLTFLLKPKERTLMKIDTEGAEYPILLSLKDILLHYQVDLVIEVLSNYQDKLNSLDFLFDKGYLFFNITDRGLVKQDKFVANNRFRDYLLLSPEN from the coding sequence ATGTATATTAGTTTACTAAGCTTATTGTTTAGAGAGATCCCTATACCCGATAAATTAAAACAAAAAGTAACTCAAAGAATCCTCAATAGTATAAACTCTATTAATTGGTTAAATGTAGAATTAAAACCGTTGACTGTAGAACTTGGTTCAAATAAGACACAATTTAAAATTATTCCTCATTTTCATGAATTTGATTTTGAGGCTGTGTTCAATAAATCTATTAGTTATGAAAGAGAAGTAATATCTTGTTTAGAATTATATCTGAGTAAATATAATACTATTATTGAAATAGGTGCAAATGTAGGTGTATTTTCCATTTTTTTTAATTCTTACTTCCAAGATAAAAAAATGAAACCAGATATATTTGTATTTGAACCTTCTAGAGAAGCTTATTTAAGGTTATTAAAAAATATTAATTTAAATTCAAATTGTGTTAAAAATATTCACGTATTTAATTGTGCTATTAGCGATGAATTTGGATTTTGTGATTTCTTTGAACCAAAAGACCATCTTACCAATGGATCTCTCAATTATGATTTTGCAAAGGTTTTTAGCACCTCTATCAGCATCAGTAAGATGTTAGCAATTGATGGCAAAAGCCTGACCTTTCTTCTGAAGCCAAAAGAGAGAACTTTAATGAAAATAGATACAGAAGGGGCAGAGTATCCTATACTTTTGTCTTTGAAAGATATTCTTTTACATTATCAAGTAGATTTAGTCATAGAAGTTTTGTCAAATTACCAAGATAAATTAAATAGCTTAGACTTTTTATTTGATAAAGGCTATTTGTTCTTCAACATTACAGATAGAGGACTAGTGAAGCAGGACAAATTTGTGGCTAATAACAGATTCAGAGACTATCTTCTCTTGTCACCAGAAAATTAA
- a CDS encoding glycosyltransferase family 4 protein produces MRIAQVAPLWERVPPPAYGGVELVVGLLTDELVRRGHEVTLFASGDSISLAKLVSVHPQALRLDKSVKESNVYETLQLSRVYEMAEEFDVIHSHMGYSVIPYANLVKTPTVHTLHGIFTPDNEKMYRYGRKQPYISISDAQREPRLGLNYAATVYNGIDVSSYKFYPQPDEEPYLAFLGRISPEKGPHHAIEIAKRTGWRLKMAGKVDIVDVEYYEKEIKPLIDGKQIQYLGEANHEQKNILMGGAVATLFPITWREPFGLVMVESMASGTPVIAMRLGSTQEVIAHGKTGFLCDSVDECVAAVSQVAELDRTTCREYVFNRFSYQAMTDGYEAVYRQLIADKFAMSVGQFRKSVIASNGRV; encoded by the coding sequence GTGCGGATTGCTCAGGTTGCTCCATTATGGGAGAGAGTACCGCCCCCAGCCTATGGTGGCGTAGAGTTGGTAGTGGGGTTACTGACTGATGAATTAGTCCGTCGCGGACACGAAGTAACCCTCTTTGCATCGGGAGACTCTATCAGTTTGGCAAAGCTTGTGTCAGTTCATCCTCAAGCCCTAAGACTTGATAAGAGCGTGAAGGAGTCTAACGTCTATGAAACGTTACAACTCAGTCGGGTGTATGAAATGGCAGAAGAATTTGACGTTATTCACTCTCATATGGGTTATTCTGTCATACCCTATGCCAATCTGGTGAAAACACCTACCGTTCATACATTGCACGGTATTTTTACTCCTGATAATGAAAAGATGTATAGGTATGGTAGAAAACAACCATACATTAGTATCTCTGATGCACAGAGGGAACCAAGGCTGGGGTTGAACTATGCTGCAACGGTTTACAACGGTATTGATGTCAGCAGTTATAAGTTCTATCCTCAACCTGATGAAGAACCATATTTAGCCTTCTTAGGTCGCATATCTCCTGAAAAGGGACCGCATCATGCAATAGAGATAGCTAAGAGAACAGGTTGGCGCTTGAAGATGGCAGGTAAGGTAGATATCGTTGATGTAGAGTATTATGAAAAGGAAATTAAACCCCTCATCGACGGCAAGCAAATTCAGTACCTGGGTGAAGCCAACCACGAGCAGAAGAATATATTGATGGGTGGCGCAGTCGCAACTTTGTTCCCCATCACTTGGCGAGAACCGTTTGGTTTAGTGATGGTTGAATCCATGGCATCTGGTACTCCCGTGATCGCGATGAGGCTGGGATCTACGCAAGAGGTGATTGCTCATGGAAAGACAGGATTCCTCTGTGATAGTGTCGATGAATGTGTCGCTGCTGTTAGTCAAGTAGCTGAACTAGACCGCACAACTTGTCGAGAATATGTCTTCAACCGTTTTAGCTATCAGGCGATGACTGATGGATATGAAGCAGTGTATCGGCAACTTATAGCAGATAAGTTTGCTATGAGTGTAGGACAATTCCGTAAGTCGGTTATTGCAAGCAACGGTCGCGTTTAA
- a CDS encoding GumC family protein — protein MEDYLQIWFILRRRWLPASIVFFAVLLLSVVKTMQETPIYQTTGQLLFKKNTTSSLTGVGSQLGQLETSVRGNPLENEAAILRSFPLAERTIAALKLPYNAQVLVKELQVSNIKGTDILDLSYISTDPKKAALVVNTLMNIYLENDINANRAQTRSARDFIAEQLPLRKAALQASEENLQKFKQRNRVLDLKAEAASSVAILSELDKQVASTRSEFAAQTARKQSIQSMFGVSSQEAVIAGFVGESPTTISVLGQLQEAQQKLEVARLRLTDAHPTVMNLKEQVKILNKELKRRIEQSFIGKAGRFNQTKDPEKIVQLRTLGLQQGLLNNYANAEAERLSLQVRLKALGGVINSYRQRANTLPQLELEQRQLEREIAATETSYKNLLDRYQELQVAENQQVGNARIITPAVVPGQPIKSRQYINLLQGLIGGMLLGSAAAWLLEKVDGTVKTSKSARGLLGSYPVLAIIPPFPHRNLIHSVPEVIVRNNPDSPVSESFQMLQTNLRFFNSDRPVKVIVVTSSVPKEGKSTVAVNLAVAMSQLGRKVLLIDGDLRHPSQHKIWEIPNERGLSSLLTSESYLEDSITEVQPNLQVLTAGVATRNPVALLDSSQMAVLVAQVAQNYDFVIIDTPPLTVAADATILGKISNGILFVVRPGVADSANIELSKELLEKAGQHVLGVAINATQNQTATYGVSAARV, from the coding sequence ATGGAAGATTACCTACAAATTTGGTTTATTCTAAGACGTAGATGGCTACCAGCATCTATTGTGTTTTTTGCCGTATTACTATTAAGTGTCGTGAAAACGATGCAGGAAACACCTATTTATCAGACAACTGGTCAACTTTTGTTTAAAAAGAATACGACCTCTTCCCTGACAGGCGTAGGAAGCCAACTAGGGCAGTTAGAAACTTCTGTGCGTGGTAATCCTTTGGAAAACGAAGCTGCAATTTTGCGCTCTTTCCCCTTAGCTGAAAGAACTATCGCTGCTTTAAAACTACCTTATAACGCTCAGGTTTTGGTAAAAGAGTTACAAGTTTCTAATATCAAAGGAACTGACATCTTGGATTTGTCTTATATAAGCACAGATCCGAAGAAGGCTGCACTAGTTGTCAATACTTTAATGAACATTTATCTAGAAAATGACATCAATGCCAATCGTGCTCAAACTAGATCTGCTAGAGACTTTATTGCAGAACAATTGCCTTTAAGAAAAGCAGCATTACAAGCATCTGAAGAAAATTTACAAAAATTTAAACAACGTAACAGAGTCTTAGATCTCAAAGCAGAAGCTGCCTCCAGTGTGGCAATTCTGAGTGAATTAGATAAACAAGTTGCTAGTACTCGGTCTGAATTTGCGGCTCAAACTGCTCGTAAGCAATCAATTCAAAGTATGTTTGGTGTGAGTTCCCAAGAAGCTGTTATTGCGGGTTTTGTAGGAGAGTCTCCAACAACTATTTCTGTTCTCGGACAGTTACAAGAGGCTCAACAAAAGCTTGAAGTTGCAAGGCTCCGCTTAACTGATGCTCACCCAACGGTGATGAACTTAAAAGAACAAGTCAAAATTCTTAATAAAGAACTCAAACGACGGATAGAACAAAGTTTTATTGGTAAAGCAGGTCGTTTTAATCAAACCAAAGATCCAGAGAAAATTGTGCAGTTAAGAACTTTGGGTTTACAGCAAGGTCTTCTTAACAACTATGCAAATGCTGAAGCTGAACGGTTGAGTTTGCAAGTGAGACTCAAAGCTTTGGGTGGAGTTATCAACTCTTACAGACAAAGAGCTAATACTTTACCTCAACTTGAATTAGAACAGCGACAGTTAGAACGTGAAATAGCTGCTACTGAAACAAGTTATAAAAACTTGTTAGATAGGTATCAGGAACTTCAGGTAGCAGAAAATCAACAAGTTGGTAATGCTCGAATTATTACACCAGCAGTCGTTCCAGGACAGCCAATTAAAAGCCGCCAGTACATAAACTTGCTGCAAGGTTTGATTGGTGGAATGCTCTTGGGTAGCGCTGCTGCTTGGTTGTTGGAGAAAGTTGACGGTACTGTCAAAACTTCTAAATCGGCTAGAGGCTTGTTAGGAAGTTATCCCGTACTAGCTATTATTCCTCCCTTTCCACATCGCAATCTTATTCACTCTGTTCCAGAAGTCATTGTCAGAAACAATCCAGATTCGCCTGTCAGTGAATCTTTTCAGATGCTTCAAACTAATCTGAGATTTTTTAATTCAGATAGACCCGTCAAAGTCATAGTGGTAACAAGTTCTGTACCTAAAGAAGGGAAATCTACTGTCGCTGTGAATTTGGCTGTTGCTATGTCTCAGCTAGGGCGTAAAGTCTTACTGATAGATGGGGATTTACGCCATCCAAGCCAACATAAGATCTGGGAAATTCCAAATGAACGTGGTTTGAGCAGTCTTCTCACAAGTGAATCTTATTTAGAGGATTCTATCACTGAAGTTCAGCCCAATTTACAAGTGCTGACTGCGGGTGTTGCAACTCGCAATCCAGTTGCATTGCTTGATTCCAGCCAAATGGCTGTATTAGTAGCGCAAGTCGCACAAAACTATGATTTTGTGATTATCGATACTCCACCGTTAACTGTGGCTGCTGATGCAACTATTTTAGGTAAGATATCCAATGGCATCTTGTTTGTTGTTCGACCAGGAGTAGCTGATTCTGCCAATATCGAGCTGTCTAAAGAACTGCTGGAAAAAGCTGGTCAGCACGTTTTAGGTGTGGCTATTAATGCCACCCAAAATCAAACTGCTACGTATGGTGTGAGTGCAGCTAGGGTGTAA